One Kineococcus radiotolerans SRS30216 = ATCC BAA-149 DNA window includes the following coding sequences:
- the crtI gene encoding phytoene desaturase family protein — protein MSALSRGLDWLPGRTRHVAGPTENVVVVGAGLAGLSAAMRLAGAGRNVTVLEREDVPGGRAGLVVKDTADGQYRFDTGPTVLTMPDLIADCFDALGEDMDDWLDLEPVDPLYRGNFADGSSLYVSADVERTAQAIHELSGAAEADGYRRFVDHVANLYRYEIRDFIDSNIDTPLDLLKPNLVRLLAAGGFKKMAPEVGKFLKDPRTQRMFSFQALYAGLSPYDALALYAVIAYMDSVAGVFFPKGGMHALPTAMAAASEKHGVQFHYGTTVTSVERSGGRATAVITADGRRFPADVVVLNPDLPVAREQLLGAPVRRKLTFSPSCYLLLAGSSKDYPDPVHHSIHFGHAWEEVFAELLDGRLMSDPSVLVSRPTVSDPSLAPAGKHVYYVLFPTPSLSAGSSRIDWDTHAPRYREHVLEVMAKRGYEGFGESIEAEDVTTPADWERRGMADGAPFASSHLFRQTGPFRPGNLWGENVVFTGSGTQPGVGVPMVLVSGRLAAERVTGRMRDYRSRAWRSA, from the coding sequence GTGAGCGCGCTGAGCCGGGGCCTGGACTGGCTGCCCGGCCGCACCCGGCACGTGGCCGGCCCCACGGAGAACGTCGTCGTGGTCGGCGCGGGGCTGGCGGGGTTGTCCGCGGCCATGCGGCTGGCCGGGGCGGGGCGCAACGTCACCGTCCTGGAGCGCGAGGACGTCCCGGGTGGCCGCGCCGGTCTGGTGGTGAAGGACACCGCCGACGGGCAGTACCGCTTCGACACCGGCCCCACGGTGCTGACGATGCCCGACCTCATCGCCGACTGCTTCGACGCCCTCGGCGAGGACATGGACGACTGGCTGGACCTGGAGCCGGTCGACCCGCTGTACCGCGGGAACTTCGCCGACGGGTCCAGCCTGTACGTCTCCGCCGACGTGGAGCGCACCGCCCAGGCGATCCACGAGCTCTCCGGCGCGGCCGAGGCCGACGGCTACCGGCGCTTCGTCGACCACGTCGCGAACCTCTACCGCTACGAGATCCGCGACTTCATCGACTCCAACATCGACACCCCGCTGGACCTGCTCAAGCCGAACCTGGTGCGGCTGCTGGCCGCCGGGGGCTTCAAGAAGATGGCGCCCGAGGTCGGGAAGTTCCTCAAGGACCCCCGCACGCAGCGGATGTTCTCCTTCCAGGCCCTCTACGCCGGGTTGTCGCCCTACGACGCGCTGGCCCTGTACGCCGTGATCGCCTACATGGACTCCGTCGCGGGGGTGTTCTTCCCCAAGGGCGGGATGCACGCGCTGCCGACGGCGATGGCCGCGGCCTCGGAGAAGCACGGCGTGCAGTTCCACTACGGGACGACGGTGACCTCCGTCGAGCGCAGCGGGGGGCGGGCCACGGCGGTCATCACCGCCGACGGGCGCCGGTTCCCCGCCGACGTCGTCGTGCTGAACCCGGACCTGCCGGTGGCGCGCGAGCAGCTCCTCGGCGCACCGGTGCGGCGCAAGCTCACCTTCTCCCCCTCCTGCTACCTGCTGCTGGCGGGGTCCTCGAAGGACTACCCGGACCCCGTCCACCACTCGATCCACTTCGGGCACGCGTGGGAGGAGGTGTTCGCCGAGCTGCTCGACGGGCGCCTGATGAGCGACCCCTCCGTCCTCGTCTCGCGGCCCACGGTGTCCGACCCGTCGCTCGCCCCGGCGGGCAAGCACGTCTACTACGTCCTCTTCCCCACCCCCTCGCTGTCGGCGGGGTCCAGCCGCATCGACTGGGACACCCACGCCCCGCGATACCGCGAGCACGTCCTGGAGGTCATGGCCAAGCGCGGCTACGAGGGGTTCGGGGAGTCGATCGAGGCCGAGGACGTCACCACCCCGGCCGACTGGGAGCGGCGCGGCATGGCCGACGGCGCCCCGTTCGCGTCCTCGCACCTGTTCCGGCAGACCGGGCCGTTCCGGCCGGGGAACCTCTGGGGCGAGAACGTCGTGTTCACCGGTTCCGGCACGCAGCCGGGCGTCGGGGTGCCGATGGTGCTGGTCTCGGGGCGGCTGGCGGCCGAGCGGGTCACGGGGCGGATGCGCGACTACCGCTCGCGCGCGTGGCGCAGCGCGTGA
- a CDS encoding polyprenyl synthetase family protein, whose translation MQPASPVQPVATSDLRRAVSDVLDEFLRDQASVLREVSEDCAPVLDAISALLSGGKRLRPAFCYWGFHGTGGELPDEGIVTAAASLELFQAAALIHDDVMDDSDTRRGQPAAHRRFEALHARSGWDGSRERFGLAGAVLAGDLCLGWSDELFSRARLAPDALDRGRRIFNVMRTQLMGGQYLDMLEQASSDQRGTDGAVDRARRVVTFKSAKYSIEHPLLLGGSLAGASTDLLADYSRFGLALGEAFQLRDDVLGVFGDPAETGKPAGDDLREGKRTVLIGLAVQAADPTQAAEVRRLLGSPELDAEGVETLRQVLVDTGALSGVEKIISEQVDVACATLDAADVTEPARAALHELVVAATSRRS comes from the coding sequence GTGCAGCCCGCCTCCCCCGTCCAGCCCGTGGCGACCAGCGACCTGCGACGTGCCGTCTCCGACGTCCTCGACGAGTTCCTGCGCGACCAGGCCTCGGTCCTGCGGGAGGTCAGCGAGGACTGCGCGCCGGTCCTGGACGCGATCTCCGCGCTGCTCTCCGGCGGCAAGAGGCTGCGGCCGGCGTTCTGCTACTGGGGCTTCCACGGGACCGGCGGGGAGCTGCCCGACGAGGGGATCGTCACCGCCGCCGCGTCGCTGGAGCTGTTCCAGGCCGCGGCGCTCATCCACGACGACGTCATGGACGACTCCGACACCCGCCGCGGTCAGCCGGCGGCGCACCGGCGCTTCGAGGCCCTGCACGCGCGGTCGGGCTGGGACGGCAGCCGCGAGCGGTTCGGCCTCGCCGGCGCCGTCCTCGCGGGGGACCTGTGCCTGGGCTGGAGCGACGAGCTGTTCTCCCGCGCCCGGCTGGCCCCCGACGCCCTGGACCGCGGCCGCCGGATCTTCAACGTCATGCGCACCCAGCTCATGGGCGGGCAGTACCTGGACATGCTGGAGCAGGCCTCCTCCGACCAGCGCGGCACCGACGGCGCGGTGGACCGGGCGCGGCGGGTGGTGACCTTCAAGAGCGCGAAGTACTCCATCGAGCACCCGCTGCTGCTCGGGGGGTCGCTGGCCGGGGCGTCCACGGACCTGCTGGCCGACTACTCGCGGTTCGGGCTCGCGCTGGGCGAGGCGTTCCAGCTGCGCGACGACGTGCTCGGGGTGTTCGGCGACCCGGCCGAGACGGGCAAACCCGCCGGTGACGACCTGCGCGAGGGCAAGCGCACCGTGCTGATCGGGCTCGCCGTGCAGGCGGCGGACCCCACCCAGGCCGCCGAGGTACGGCGGCTGCTGGGTTCCCCGGAGCTGGACGCCGAGGGTGTCGAGACGTTGCGCCAGGTCCTGGTGGACACGGGCGCGTTGAGTGGAGTGGAGAAGATCATCTCTGAGCAGGTGGACGTGGCGTGCGCCACGCTGGACGCGGCCGACGTGACGGAACCCGCGCGAGCGGCCCTGCACGAGCTGGTCGTCGCGGCGACGAGCAGGCGCTCGTGA
- a CDS encoding glycosyltransferase, which translates to MSGWRTLTLLGSAAAAALTAHSLLNARGLRVPPLDPPPVPGRVSVLVPARDEEEHVAACLGSLLDQVGVPDLEVLVLDDASTDRTADVVTATAGTDPRVRLLRSAGPEPGWLGKTHACHRLAGAATGDVLVFVDADVVLAPHAVAAGVDLLRGAGLDLVCPYPRQLALTWSERLVQPLLQWSWLTTLPLRRAEVSPRASLAAANGQFLLVDAAAYRACGGHAGVCGEVLDDLALLRAVKAHGGRGGVADGTALATCRMYDGWEDLREGYAKSLWSAFGSAPAAVAVGAGLALTYLVPAAAALTGSPVGALGYLAGVVGRYAAAERTGGRSVPDAFAHPASIAVLLGLLADSWRRHGRGELTWKGRTL; encoded by the coding sequence GTGAGCGGCTGGCGCACCCTCACCCTGCTCGGGTCGGCCGCCGCCGCGGCGCTGACGGCCCACTCCCTGCTCAACGCCCGCGGCCTGCGGGTGCCGCCGCTGGACCCGCCCCCGGTGCCGGGCCGGGTGAGCGTCCTGGTGCCCGCCCGCGACGAGGAGGAGCACGTCGCGGCGTGCCTCGGCTCGCTGCTGGACCAGGTGGGCGTCCCCGACCTGGAGGTGCTCGTCCTCGACGACGCCTCCACCGACCGGACCGCGGACGTCGTGACCGCGACCGCCGGCACCGACCCCCGGGTGCGGCTGCTGCGCAGCGCGGGCCCGGAACCGGGCTGGCTGGGCAAGACCCACGCCTGCCACCGGCTGGCCGGGGCCGCCACGGGCGACGTCCTGGTCTTCGTCGACGCCGACGTGGTCCTCGCCCCGCACGCCGTGGCCGCGGGGGTCGACCTGCTGCGCGGGGCCGGCCTGGACCTGGTCTGCCCCTACCCCCGCCAGCTCGCCCTCACCTGGAGCGAGCGCCTCGTCCAGCCGCTGCTGCAGTGGTCGTGGCTGACGACCCTGCCGCTGCGCCGGGCCGAGGTGTCCCCGCGCGCGTCGCTGGCCGCGGCGAACGGGCAGTTCCTCCTCGTCGACGCCGCGGCCTACCGCGCCTGCGGCGGGCACGCGGGGGTGTGCGGGGAGGTGCTGGACGACCTGGCCCTGCTGCGCGCGGTCAAGGCGCACGGCGGTCGCGGCGGGGTCGCCGACGGCACCGCGCTCGCGACGTGCCGGATGTACGACGGGTGGGAGGACCTGCGCGAGGGGTACGCGAAGTCGCTGTGGTCGGCGTTCGGCTCCGCGCCGGCCGCCGTCGCGGTCGGCGCGGGGCTCGCCCTGACCTACCTCGTCCCGGCGGCGGCGGCGCTGACCGGCTCGCCGGTGGGGGCCCTCGGCTACCTCGCGGGGGTCGTGGGCCGCTACGCCGCGGCGGAGCGCACGGGCGGGCGCTCCGTCCCGGACGCCTTCGCGCACCCCGCCTCGATCGCGGTCCTGCTCGGGCTCCTGGCCGACTCCTGGCGCCGCCACGGCCGCGGCGAGCTCACGTGGAAGGGACGGACGCTCTGA
- a CDS encoding CDP-alcohol phosphatidyltransferase family protein: MDREAYLRRWRALHGGTHANALVRAWLGGAHALARPLARAAVPPTAITLAGGALAVLAAAVVVAGGRGGAAAVAAGALLALAGIFDNLDGAVAVMTGRTSRRGALLDAACDRVGDAACAVVLWACGAPAWLVLLAGGTAQLQEYLRARAQGLGVDDVRIVSVAERPVRLAIAASCAAATAVVVHLDWATLGAGVWAVLGTIGLVQVATAVGRRL, from the coding sequence ATGGATCGGGAGGCGTACCTGCGGCGCTGGCGGGCGCTGCACGGCGGCACGCACGCCAACGCCCTGGTGCGGGCCTGGCTCGGCGGCGCCCACGCCCTCGCCCGGCCCCTCGCCCGCGCCGCGGTGCCGCCCACCGCGATCACCCTGGCCGGCGGGGCGCTCGCCGTCCTCGCCGCCGCGGTCGTCGTCGCGGGCGGACGCGGCGGGGCCGCCGCGGTCGCCGCCGGCGCGCTGCTCGCCCTCGCGGGGATCTTCGACAACCTCGACGGCGCCGTCGCGGTGATGACCGGGCGGACCAGCCGCCGGGGGGCGCTGCTGGACGCCGCCTGCGACCGGGTCGGCGACGCCGCCTGCGCCGTCGTCCTGTGGGCGTGCGGGGCCCCGGCCTGGCTGGTCCTCCTCGCCGGCGGGACCGCGCAGCTGCAGGAGTACCTGCGCGCCCGGGCCCAGGGGCTCGGGGTCGACGACGTGCGGATCGTCTCCGTCGCCGAGCGGCCGGTGCGGCTGGCGATCGCGGCGTCGTGCGCCGCGGCCACCGCGGTCGTCGTCCACCTGGACTGGGCGACCCTGGGGGCCGGGGTCTGGGCGGTCCTGGGGACCATCGGCCTCGTGCAGGTGGCCACCGCGGTGGGCCGCCGGCTCTGA
- a CDS encoding phytoene desaturase family protein, with protein sequence MSTVVVVGAGLGGLSVAARLAALGHRVEVFEQSEEIGGKLGWFSRDGFSFDTGPSLLTLPAVQRDLFLKTGDPIESVLDVVALDPVAHYRFADGTEVDLPGGGLPRVARALDEALGAGTGAQWTAFQRRAAAIWDVAREPFLESPLDGPRTLLRLARSASDVATVAPWSSLRGLGRRYLDDPRLRTLLDRYATYSGSHPAKAPAALATVPFVEQAFGAWYVRGGLHRLAEAVADRAGEHGVRIRTGTPVTAVLAEHGRAEGVRLADGTEVRADVVVSAVDAARLYGDLLPRPRLRPRPSRRSTSGFVLLLALDGRTPGLRHHTVLFPDDYDAEFADLAAGRPVADPTVYVSAPDDPALRPDEDSEAWFVLVNAPVHDPRRGTDWRSPDLVERHARTVLDTMAARGLDVRDRLRWSEVRTPADLEERTGSDGGAIYGSSSDGARSAFLRPANRSPVPGLFLVGGSAHPGGGLPLVGLSARIVTDLIGPA encoded by the coding sequence CTGAGCACCGTCGTCGTCGTCGGCGCGGGTCTGGGCGGGTTGTCCGTCGCCGCGCGCCTGGCCGCCCTCGGTCACCGGGTGGAGGTCTTCGAGCAGTCCGAGGAGATCGGGGGCAAGCTCGGCTGGTTCAGCCGGGACGGCTTCTCCTTCGACACCGGGCCCTCCCTGCTGACGCTGCCCGCGGTCCAGCGCGACCTGTTCCTCAAGACCGGCGACCCGATCGAGTCGGTCCTCGACGTGGTGGCGCTGGACCCGGTCGCGCACTACCGCTTCGCCGACGGCACCGAGGTCGACCTGCCCGGGGGCGGGCTGCCGCGGGTGGCCCGCGCCCTGGACGAGGCGCTGGGAGCGGGCACGGGCGCGCAGTGGACGGCGTTCCAGCGGCGCGCGGCGGCGATCTGGGACGTGGCGCGCGAACCGTTCCTGGAGTCGCCGCTGGACGGCCCGCGGACGCTGCTGCGCCTGGCCCGCAGCGCCTCCGACGTCGCCACCGTCGCCCCGTGGTCCAGCCTGCGCGGCCTCGGCCGGCGCTACCTCGACGACCCCCGGTTGCGGACGCTGCTGGACCGCTACGCGACGTACTCCGGCTCGCACCCGGCGAAGGCCCCCGCCGCCCTGGCGACGGTGCCCTTCGTCGAGCAGGCCTTCGGCGCCTGGTACGTCCGCGGGGGCCTGCACCGGCTCGCCGAGGCCGTGGCCGACCGCGCCGGCGAGCACGGGGTGCGGATCCGCACCGGCACCCCGGTCACCGCCGTCCTGGCCGAGCACGGCCGCGCCGAGGGCGTCCGGCTCGCCGACGGCACCGAGGTCCGCGCCGACGTCGTCGTCTCCGCCGTCGACGCCGCCCGCCTCTACGGGGACCTGCTGCCGCGGCCCCGGTTGCGCCCGCGCCCCTCGCGCCGCTCCACGTCGGGCTTCGTGCTGCTGCTGGCCCTGGACGGGCGGACGCCGGGGCTGCGGCACCACACCGTGCTGTTCCCCGACGACTACGACGCGGAGTTCGCCGACCTCGCCGCGGGCCGGCCGGTGGCCGACCCGACGGTCTACGTCAGCGCGCCCGACGACCCCGCGCTGCGGCCCGACGAGGACTCCGAGGCCTGGTTCGTGCTGGTCAACGCCCCCGTCCACGACCCGCGGCGGGGCACCGACTGGCGCTCGCCCGACCTGGTCGAGCGGCACGCCCGGACGGTGCTGGACACGATGGCCGCGCGGGGCCTGGACGTGCGGGACCGGCTGCGCTGGAGCGAAGTCCGCACCCCGGCGGACCTGGAGGAGCGGACCGGCAGCGACGGGGGGGCGATCTACGGCAGTTCCAGCGACGGGGCCCGCTCGGCGTTCCTGCGCCCGGCCAACCGCTCCCCCGTGCCGGGGTTGTTCCTCGTCGGCGGCAGCGCCCACCCCGGGGGCGGGCTGCCGCTGGTCGGGTTGTCCGCGCGCATCGTCACCGACCTGATCGGTCCCGCCTGA
- a CDS encoding phytoene/squalene synthase family protein, protein MAQRVSPADTPRPPRSSAAALDAAAASDPALLDPQLRAAFETCRRLHADHGKTYYLATLLLPAAKRPYVWALYGFARYADEFVDSLTDPDPDALVAWSDDFLKSLDDEAGAGPQDPVGRAMAATMRRWDIPREHVEAFLDSMRMDITETGYATYEDLNRYVYGSAAVIGLEMLPILEPLTPEAVAPARALGEAFQLTNFVRDVGEDLDRGRVYFPAEDLERFGLSREDLFAARAARRTPPAVRELLAFEAARTRELYARAVPGLDMVHPTSRDCLRTAYRLYGGILDEVERAGFDVLDRRVRVGTSRRLAVAVPGLVRARLARADEAHWRSA, encoded by the coding sequence GTGGCGCAGCGCGTGAGCCCGGCGGACACCCCGCGACCGCCGCGCAGCAGCGCGGCGGCCCTCGACGCGGCCGCCGCGAGCGACCCGGCGCTGCTCGACCCGCAGCTGCGGGCCGCGTTCGAGACGTGCCGGCGGCTGCACGCCGACCACGGCAAGACCTACTACCTGGCGACGCTGCTGCTGCCCGCCGCGAAGCGGCCCTACGTGTGGGCGCTGTACGGGTTCGCCCGCTACGCCGACGAGTTCGTCGACTCCCTCACCGACCCCGACCCCGACGCGCTCGTGGCGTGGTCCGACGACTTCCTCAAGTCCCTGGACGACGAGGCGGGCGCCGGCCCGCAGGACCCGGTGGGCCGGGCGATGGCGGCCACGATGCGCCGGTGGGACATCCCGCGCGAGCACGTCGAGGCGTTCCTGGACTCGATGCGGATGGACATCACCGAGACCGGCTACGCGACCTACGAGGACCTGAACCGCTACGTCTACGGGTCCGCCGCCGTCATCGGGCTGGAGATGCTGCCGATCCTGGAACCGCTGACCCCGGAGGCGGTGGCCCCGGCGCGGGCGCTGGGCGAGGCCTTCCAGCTGACGAACTTCGTGCGCGACGTCGGGGAGGACCTCGACCGCGGCCGGGTCTACTTCCCGGCCGAGGACCTCGAACGCTTCGGCCTCAGCCGCGAGGACCTCTTCGCGGCGCGCGCGGCGCGACGGACCCCGCCCGCCGTGCGGGAGCTGCTGGCCTTCGAGGCCGCCCGCACCCGCGAGCTGTACGCGCGGGCGGTGCCGGGGCTGGACATGGTCCACCCCACCAGCCGCGACTGCCTGCGCACCGCCTACCGCCTCTACGGCGGGATCCTCGACGAGGTCGAGCGGGCCGGTTTCGACGTGCTGGACCGGCGGGTGCGGGTGGGCACGTCCCGCCGCCTCGCCGTGGCCGTGCCCGGGCTGGTCCGGGCGCGCCTC